In one Streptomyces venezuelae genomic region, the following are encoded:
- a CDS encoding esterase-like activity of phytase family protein, giving the protein MSPHTARKGRVRRSIAIGLPLAVVAALAVTGTATGRSAGGHGEARVTAAATLDDIPLGTFSNKLLPGTVKDDRGVDLGGIGSDLYPTGRKGEFWTVADRGPNGQIKVDGKKRRTFPVPGFDPAIVKIRVRGDKVEVVSALPLTTSSGKPVTGLPNQEGRDEAPYSYDAKTPVSYDPNGLDTEGLVRAPDGTFWLVDEYGPSLIHVSARGKVIKRYVPRGLKLRGADYPVVEALPDVLLHRKTNRGFEGLAQLPGGDLVMAVQSPLSLPDEGAGEESRTARLLRFSPAKQAVTAEYAYRFDPVGLVDPGEDDTSELKISSVVATGRDKLLVQERTDKAARLQAVTLDRGANILGSKWDRSTTRPSLEELDDPASYGVHVLRKRLVVDLNTVEGVPDKIEGVARVDRRTLALINDNDFGMSDGPEAFDKDGRLVDSGTETTVTYVRLPRRY; this is encoded by the coding sequence ATGTCCCCGCACACCGCCCGTAAGGGCCGTGTCCGCCGTTCCATAGCCATCGGCCTGCCGCTCGCCGTGGTCGCTGCCCTCGCGGTGACGGGCACCGCGACAGGCCGGTCGGCCGGCGGGCACGGTGAGGCGCGCGTGACCGCCGCCGCGACCCTCGACGACATTCCGCTCGGCACCTTCAGCAACAAGCTGCTGCCGGGCACGGTGAAGGACGACCGCGGCGTCGACCTCGGCGGCATCGGCAGCGACCTGTACCCGACGGGCCGCAAGGGTGAGTTCTGGACAGTGGCCGACCGAGGACCCAACGGTCAGATCAAGGTCGACGGCAAGAAGCGCCGCACCTTCCCGGTCCCCGGTTTCGACCCGGCGATCGTGAAGATCCGGGTCCGTGGGGACAAGGTCGAGGTCGTCTCCGCACTGCCCCTGACGACCTCCTCCGGGAAGCCCGTCACCGGGTTGCCGAATCAGGAGGGACGCGACGAGGCCCCGTACTCGTACGACGCGAAGACCCCGGTGTCGTACGACCCGAACGGACTGGACACGGAAGGGCTCGTGCGTGCCCCGGACGGCACCTTCTGGCTGGTCGACGAGTACGGGCCGTCCCTCATCCATGTCTCCGCGCGCGGGAAGGTCATCAAGCGGTACGTGCCGCGCGGGCTGAAGCTGCGCGGCGCCGACTATCCGGTGGTCGAGGCGCTGCCCGACGTCCTTCTGCACCGCAAGACGAACCGCGGCTTCGAAGGGCTCGCCCAACTTCCCGGCGGTGACCTGGTGATGGCCGTGCAGAGCCCGCTCTCCCTGCCTGACGAGGGCGCGGGTGAGGAGTCGCGGACCGCCCGGCTGCTGCGCTTCTCGCCGGCGAAGCAAGCCGTCACCGCCGAGTACGCCTACCGGTTCGATCCCGTGGGCCTCGTCGACCCCGGTGAGGACGACACGTCCGAACTGAAGATCTCTTCCGTCGTCGCCACAGGACGCGACAAGCTCCTCGTCCAGGAGCGCACCGACAAGGCCGCACGCCTCCAGGCCGTCACACTGGACCGTGGCGCGAACATCCTGGGCAGCAAGTGGGACAGGAGCACGACGCGGCCCTCCTTGGAGGAGCTCGACGACCCCGCCTCCTACGGAGTACACGTTCTGAGGAAGCGTCTGGTGGTCGACCTGAACACGGTCGAGGGCGTGCCGGACAAGATCGAAGGCGTCGCCCGGGTCGACAGGCGCACTCTGGCCCTCATCAACGACAACGACTTCGGTATGAGTGACGGCCCGGAGGCATTCGACAAGGACGGCCGCCTCGTGGACAGCGGCACCGAGACCACAGTGACGTACGTACGGCTCCCCCGGCGGTACTGA
- a CDS encoding SWF or SNF family helicase yields MSDIHDEAYDEGDGTRAGAGSEERTFAALPPAHGRGFAQSWWGQAWLKALEDTALDLQQLKAGRRLARAGAVGAVSVRPGRITAVVKDRDGTPHRSDVLLQELSPEAWDRFLEMAIERAGHIAALLDRDMPPHLVEDSAAAGVELLPGIGDLEPECDCEAWDHCGHTAALCYQVARLLDEDPFVLLLMRGRGERVLLDELQARSASTAEAQEARGDAQEAGPVGVDAAEAYADGAILPPLPALPPLPAEPGVPPTLDTEAEPAAGLDVAAVEFLGAQAAVEAYRVLADALAPGHDRLPVEDDLSTEEDAVRLAAARPGTAIETRLAAASERGRDGLDLAVRAWRLGGRAALHVLEETWTPEDEALARARAALDAAWDEDERPRLHAAYNRWTVVGADVQLRHGRDGRWWPYRKESGRWAPAGPAAQDPATALAVADGDE; encoded by the coding sequence ATGAGTGACATCCACGATGAGGCGTACGACGAAGGGGACGGCACGCGCGCGGGAGCGGGGTCGGAGGAGCGTACGTTCGCGGCGTTGCCGCCCGCACACGGGCGGGGGTTCGCCCAGAGCTGGTGGGGTCAGGCCTGGTTGAAGGCTCTTGAGGACACCGCCCTGGACCTGCAGCAGTTGAAGGCCGGACGTCGGCTCGCTCGCGCGGGCGCCGTGGGTGCCGTTTCCGTGCGTCCCGGCCGCATCACGGCAGTGGTCAAGGATCGGGACGGTACACCGCACCGTTCCGATGTGCTGCTGCAGGAGTTGAGCCCGGAGGCGTGGGACCGCTTCCTGGAGATGGCCATCGAGAGAGCGGGTCACATCGCCGCGCTCCTGGACCGTGACATGCCGCCGCACCTGGTGGAGGATTCCGCGGCGGCCGGTGTCGAACTCCTGCCGGGCATCGGGGATCTCGAGCCGGAATGCGACTGCGAGGCGTGGGACCACTGCGGGCACACGGCGGCTCTCTGCTATCAGGTGGCACGTCTGCTCGATGAGGACCCGTTCGTACTGCTGCTGATGCGAGGGCGCGGGGAGCGGGTGCTTCTCGACGAGTTGCAGGCACGCAGCGCCTCGACGGCCGAGGCCCAGGAAGCACGCGGGGACGCCCAGGAGGCCGGTCCGGTGGGCGTGGACGCCGCGGAGGCGTACGCGGACGGCGCCATCCTTCCGCCGCTGCCCGCCCTGCCTCCGCTGCCCGCGGAGCCCGGCGTGCCGCCGACGCTCGACACGGAGGCGGAGCCCGCTGCGGGGCTGGACGTGGCCGCGGTCGAGTTCCTGGGCGCACAGGCTGCCGTCGAGGCGTACCGCGTCCTGGCGGATGCGCTGGCACCCGGCCACGATCGCCTTCCTGTCGAAGACGACTTGTCGACTGAGGAGGACGCTGTCCGCCTGGCCGCGGCGCGGCCCGGGACCGCGATCGAGACGCGGCTCGCGGCGGCTTCCGAGCGCGGTCGGGACGGGCTCGATCTTGCCGTCCGGGCTTGGAGGCTCGGGGGCCGGGCCGCCCTCCACGTCCTCGAAGAGACGTGGACGCCGGAGGACGAGGCGCTGGCACGCGCGCGTGCCGCACTGGACGCCGCCTGGGACGAGGACGAGCGGCCCCGACTTCACGCCGCGTACAACCGCTGGACCGTGGTCGGCGCTGATGTACAGCTGCGCCACGGGCGCGACGGGCGCTGGTGGCCCTACCGCAAGGAAAGCGGCCGTTGGGCTCCCGCAGGGCCTGCGGCCCAGGACCCGGCGACGGCACTGGCCGTCGCCGACGGAGACGAGTGA
- a CDS encoding DEAD/DEAH box helicase → MHRLPVVSPSEISELSRCSVLFVPADPPRDGRVAFWHADGTEPPHTSAGAHEELTLVVPGEEGVELAAVSATLVPVRAALPVLTRARAAAETHPTGAFWGTAGVLALQLAARGLLLPGLSASDHDAWRAGPLSAEDLQRLRELAAAMPPAAHALPLDDSVPLRLSDPEHVLRQFLDAVADTLPRSPAAPLAAGGPVFAAAEPQHVPEQRSWALDVAAGHDAGVRISLRVEIPGLATLSDDGTRLPFRAVLQLHSVSDPSLVADAAEVWAGSGPSGKSFGPRARMDALLALRRATRAWPPLAPLLSAGVPDAIELADEDVTALLSDGARMLAAAGVDVHWPRELARNLTAHAVIGPVDDGESDQKGPHKLSSDTPSFLSADALLAFNWRFALGDQQLTRAELDRLAESNRPVVRLRDQWVLVDPAEVRRARDQQDHKVTPIDALGAALTGTAEVGGQRVDVAPTGWLATLRERLADPEGMEPVGQPAALAAELRDYQLRGLNWLARMTSLGLGACLADDMGLGKTITLISLHLHRQTQEESAGPTLVICPTSLMGNWQREVEKFAPGTRVRRFHGSQRNLDDLAPGEFVLTTYGTMRLDAERLGQASWGMVVADEAQHVKNPYSATAKQLRTITARARVALTGTPVENNLSELWAILDWTTPGLLGRLGTFRTRYAQAVEGGSDPAAAERLGQLVRPFLLRRRKSDPGIAPELPPKTETDRAVSLTAEQAGLYEAVVRETLADISGADGFARRGLIVKLLTGLKQICNHPAQYLKEDEPRITGRSGKLELLDELLDTILAEEASVLVFTQYVQMARLIEQHLSARGVPSQFLHGGTPVPQREAMVQRFQDGEVPVFLLSLKAAGTGLNLTRAEHVVHYDRWWNPAVEAQATDRAYRIGQTQPVQVHRLIAEGTIEDRIADMLLRKRELADAVLGSGEAALTELTDAELSDLVELRGGTR, encoded by the coding sequence GTGCACAGGCTCCCTGTCGTGTCCCCCTCCGAGATCTCCGAACTATCACGCTGTTCCGTTCTCTTCGTGCCTGCCGACCCGCCCCGCGACGGACGCGTGGCGTTCTGGCACGCCGACGGCACCGAGCCGCCCCATACCTCTGCCGGTGCCCACGAAGAGCTGACCCTCGTCGTACCGGGGGAGGAGGGCGTCGAGCTCGCGGCCGTGTCCGCGACACTGGTTCCCGTCCGCGCCGCGCTGCCCGTCCTCACGCGCGCGCGTGCCGCTGCGGAGACACATCCGACAGGCGCTTTCTGGGGTACAGCGGGAGTGCTGGCCCTTCAACTGGCGGCTCGAGGTCTGCTGTTGCCGGGGCTTTCCGCCAGCGATCACGACGCGTGGCGCGCCGGTCCGTTGAGTGCCGAGGATCTGCAACGGCTGCGCGAGCTGGCCGCCGCAATGCCGCCCGCCGCCCACGCCCTGCCGCTGGACGACAGCGTGCCGCTGCGACTGTCCGACCCGGAGCATGTGCTGCGTCAGTTCCTCGACGCCGTGGCCGACACACTCCCGCGCTCCCCCGCCGCGCCGCTGGCCGCGGGAGGGCCCGTATTCGCCGCTGCCGAGCCCCAACATGTGCCGGAGCAGCGCTCCTGGGCACTGGACGTCGCGGCCGGGCACGACGCCGGGGTGCGGATCTCTCTGCGTGTGGAGATTCCTGGTCTCGCCACGCTGTCCGACGACGGTACTCGACTGCCTTTCCGGGCCGTGCTGCAGTTGCACAGTGTCAGCGATCCTTCGCTGGTCGCGGACGCCGCGGAGGTGTGGGCGGGATCCGGCCCCTCGGGCAAGTCCTTCGGCCCGCGTGCTCGCATGGACGCCCTGCTCGCGTTGCGTCGCGCCACGCGCGCGTGGCCGCCGCTGGCCCCTCTCCTGTCGGCCGGCGTCCCCGACGCGATCGAGCTGGCCGACGAGGACGTCACCGCGCTCCTGAGCGACGGCGCCCGCATGTTGGCGGCTGCGGGCGTCGACGTGCACTGGCCCAGGGAACTGGCGCGCAATCTCACCGCACACGCCGTCATCGGCCCGGTTGACGACGGTGAGAGCGACCAGAAGGGCCCGCACAAGCTCTCCTCGGATACGCCGTCCTTCCTCTCGGCCGACGCACTCCTCGCCTTCAACTGGCGTTTCGCGCTGGGCGACCAGCAACTCACTCGGGCAGAGCTGGACCGCCTCGCGGAGTCGAACCGCCCGGTCGTGCGGCTGCGCGATCAGTGGGTTCTGGTCGATCCGGCTGAAGTCCGCCGCGCTCGCGACCAGCAGGATCACAAAGTCACCCCGATCGACGCACTTGGTGCCGCGCTGACGGGCACGGCCGAGGTCGGAGGGCAGCGAGTCGACGTGGCGCCGACGGGGTGGCTCGCCACCCTGCGCGAGCGGCTCGCCGACCCGGAAGGCATGGAGCCCGTCGGGCAACCCGCGGCCCTCGCCGCCGAGCTGCGCGACTACCAGCTGCGCGGCCTGAACTGGTTGGCACGCATGACGTCGCTCGGACTGGGCGCCTGCCTCGCGGACGACATGGGCCTCGGTAAGACGATCACGCTGATCTCCTTGCATCTGCACCGTCAGACGCAGGAAGAGTCCGCCGGACCCACCCTGGTGATCTGTCCGACGTCGCTCATGGGCAACTGGCAGCGCGAGGTCGAGAAGTTCGCACCGGGAACGCGCGTACGCCGTTTCCACGGTTCCCAGCGCAACCTCGACGATCTGGCACCCGGCGAGTTCGTCCTGACCACCTACGGGACGATGCGCCTCGACGCGGAGAGGCTCGGCCAGGCCTCCTGGGGCATGGTCGTCGCCGATGAGGCACAGCACGTCAAGAATCCGTACTCGGCCACAGCCAAACAGTTGCGCACCATCACTGCACGCGCGCGCGTGGCGCTCACCGGCACACCTGTGGAGAACAACCTCTCCGAACTGTGGGCCATCCTCGACTGGACGACCCCCGGTCTGCTCGGCCGGCTCGGCACCTTCCGTACGCGGTACGCCCAGGCCGTCGAGGGCGGCTCGGATCCCGCTGCCGCCGAGCGACTCGGACAGCTCGTGCGTCCGTTCCTGCTGCGCCGTCGCAAGTCGGATCCGGGGATCGCTCCCGAGCTGCCGCCGAAGACGGAGACCGACCGCGCCGTCTCGCTCACCGCGGAGCAAGCGGGCCTCTACGAAGCAGTGGTGCGGGAAACACTCGCGGATATTTCCGGCGCCGACGGATTCGCGCGCAGGGGTCTGATCGTCAAGCTCCTCACCGGGCTCAAGCAGATCTGCAACCACCCGGCGCAGTACCTCAAGGAGGACGAGCCCCGCATCACGGGCCGTTCCGGAAAGCTGGAGCTGCTCGACGAGTTGCTTGACACGATCCTCGCGGAAGAGGCAAGCGTGCTCGTCTTCACGCAGTACGTCCAGATGGCGCGGCTCATCGAGCAGCATCTCTCGGCGCGTGGCGTTCCCTCGCAGTTCCTGCACGGGGGCACTCCTGTACCGCAGCGCGAGGCCATGGTGCAGCGCTTCCAGGACGGTGAGGTGCCTGTCTTCCTGCTGTCCTTGAAGGCGGCGGGAACAGGCCTGAACCTGACGCGTGCCGAGCACGTCGTGCACTACGACCGCTGGTGGAACCCCGCCGTGGAGGCGCAGGCCACCGACCGCGCGTACCGCATCGGGCAGACGCAGCCGGTGCAGGTGCACCGGCTGATCGCGGAGGGGACGATCGAGGACCGCATCGCCGACATGCTGCTGCGCAAGCGGGAGTTGGCGGACGCCGTCCTCGGATCCGGCGAGGCCGCTCTCACCGAGCTGACCGATGCCGAACTGTCGGATCTTGTGGAGCTGCGAGGGGGCACGCGATGA